The DNA region CGGCGGGCACGGAGATGGTGATGCCGGGCGACAACGTCGCGCTCACCATCGAGCTGATCACGCCGGTGGCGATGGAGAAGGGCCTGCGCTTCGCTATCCGCGAGGGTGGACGCACCGTG from Acidobacteriota bacterium includes:
- the tuf gene encoding elongation factor Tu (EF-Tu; promotes GTP-dependent binding of aminoacyl-tRNA to the A-site of ribosomes during protein biosynthesis; when the tRNA anticodon matches the mRNA codon, GTP hydrolysis results; the inactive EF-Tu-GDP leaves the ribosome and release of GDP is promoted by elongation factor Ts; many prokaryotes have two copies of the gene encoding EF-Tu), which produces AGTEMVMPGDNVALTIELITPVAMEKGLRFAIREGGRTVGAGTISEIIT